TTATCACCTGCTTATCTCCCTAGCCATTGCCGTAGGAAGTGCGGCGGCGCTGCTGATCGGCATCCGTCATGTCAAGATGGGGCTGGTCACACTCGGCGATCTGCTGCTGGTGATGGCTTATGTTGCGCAGTTATACGAGCCGCTCCGGGTTATCAGCAGCAAGATTCCGGACCTGCAGTCGTGGAGAGTAAGTCTGGAGCGAGCTTTTGCGCTCTTCGAAGAAAATCCCGAATTGGGCGTGATCTCCGGCCATGATGCGAAGGCGTCACCTGCCTCAGGGCTAGTGGCTTTCGAAAATGTGACGTTCGAGTATGCAAATGGTCAACGGGCGCTCGATGGCGTCAGTTTCTCGGTTCCCGCCGGGACCAAAGTTGCGCTTATAGGTCCTAGCGGCTCAGGCAAGACAACGCTGGTGAATCTGCTTACGCGCTTTTATGAGCCGACCAGCGGACGCGTGCTGCTCGACGATGTCGATCTGCACACCTATAGCGTGACGCATTTGCGACAGCAATTCGCCGTAATCGGTCAGGAGCCTGTGCTTTTCTCAGCGACAGTAGCAGACAACATCTCATATGGACGCTTCGACGCGAGCCGCGACGAAATCATCGCTGCGGCGGTTGCCGCGCATGCGCACGAATTCATCACGTCGCTGCCTCGCGGTTATGAGACCAGGATCGGGGACGGTGGATCGCGTCTGTCAGGTGGCCAAAGGCAAAGACTGTCGATTGCGCGCGCTTTTCTAAAGAACGCTCCGATTCTTATACTCGACGAACCCACCAGCGCCCTGGACGCAGCCACCGAATCCGAGTTGCTCGATTCACTGCACCACGTAATGGAAGGCCGCACCGCTTTTGTGATCGCGCATCGGTTAAACACGATTCGCGACTGCGATCTCCTGCTGATGCTTGAAAAAGGCAAGCTGAAGGAGATGCGCTGGCGCACG
The window above is part of the Acidobacteriota bacterium genome. Proteins encoded here:
- a CDS encoding ABC transporter ATP-binding protein — its product is MDHHGKSSEKRFPSREERVLFRKRLFELARPSYPHLAGILLLGMVSVPLSMLMPLPLKIAVDSVIGNQPLPRILDRLVPAGLASSTTENLIVVLVILVGLAVLSNLQTLASWLLQTYTGERLVFELRNRLFWHAQRLSLATHDRRGVNDIAYRIQHDSPAIQYIFIQGILPLVTAALTFMGMFYVVARIDRSIAVVALVISPALMIAARRSGYRVRRAWQGVKTLDSSAMLLMNEALASIRVVKAFNTEDFEDTRFRLRSRERMKEQVRLASIQAGYHLLISLAIAVGSAAALLIGIRHVKMGLVTLGDLLLVMAYVAQLYEPLRVISSKIPDLQSWRVSLERAFALFEENPELGVISGHDAKASPASGLVAFENVTFEYANGQRALDGVSFSVPAGTKVALIGPSGSGKTTLVNLLTRFYEPTSGRVLLDDVDLHTYSVTHLRQQFAVIGQEPVLFSATVADNISYGRFDASRDEIIAAAVAAHAHEFITSLPRGYETRIGDGGSRLSGGQRQRLSIARAFLKNAPILILDEPTSALDAATESELLDSLHHVMEGRTAFVIAHRLNTIRDCDLLLMLEKGKLKEMRWRTEEPISVAAEMLAR